A single window of Salvia splendens isolate huo1 chromosome 8, SspV2, whole genome shotgun sequence DNA harbors:
- the LOC121745592 gene encoding RRP15-like protein, with amino-acid sequence MTEATQLVDAKNVGRKRKSGKKKGLTAKKRRMMHQGGEKKVKINPKTRKLYQKRARDYNSDETEEDEDPQQAPSAVAIDESKQIGDGFEGGLSDEGDDENEGFEGEEEEVSEDESGKIQPGIVRFSEGIKAFKSAFKKIVKKSAGDEDVLGPVLSANKKLLAEKLAEEDLEKKVKGEAKKERHMISEKGHVKPAEFLDAHEKLLLGVATKGVVKLFNAVNKAQNAQIGLNPLRTKDEKVIKQRRKEAFFSELGRTSTQSAATVIKVGTSSGSVDGEAPAWAPLRDNYMLTNPKLKDWDKMQDTNAADDFRQASDADSSSDEE; translated from the exons ATGACAGAAGCAACGCAGTTGGTCGATGCTAAGAATGTCGGTAGGAAACGGAAATCGGGGAAAAAGAAGGGGTTGACTGCGAAGAAAAGGCGAATGATGCATCAAGGCGGTGAAAAGAAGGTTAAAATTAATCCGAAAACGAGGAAATTGTATCAGAAGAGGGCTAGGGATTACAATTCTGACGAGACAGAAGAAGATGAGGATCCCCAGCAAGCTCCTAGTGCAGTTGCaattgacgaatccaagcaaATTGGTGATGGATTTGAAGGTGGATTATCTGACGAGGGTGATGATGAGaatgaagggtttgagggagaggaagaagaggtttCGGAAGATGAAAGCGGTAAAATTCAGCCTGGGATTGTTAGGTTTTCCGAGGGGATTAAGGCTTTTAAGTCGGCATTTAAGAAGATAGTTAAGAAGAGTGCTGGCGATGAGGATGTGTTG GGTCCTGTGTTATCTGCCAATAAGAAGCTGTTAGCTGAGAAGCTTGCTGAAGAGGATTTGGAAAAGAAAGTGAAGGGGGAAGCAAAGAAGGAGAGACATATG ATAAGCGAGAAGGGGCATGTGAAGCCTGCTGAATTTTTGGATGCTCATGAGAAGCTTCTGTTGGGAGTGGCAACTAAAGGAG TGGTGAAGTTGTTCAATGCT GTAAATAAGGCCCAGAATGCCCAGATAGGTTTAAATCCTTTGAGAACAAAGGACGAGAAAG TAATAAAGCAACGGAGGAAGGAAGCCTTCTTCTCAGAGTTGGGCAGGACATCAACCCAATCAGCTGCGACAGTTATCAAG GTTGGCACCTCAAGTGGCTCTGTGGACGGCGAAGCTCCTGCATGGGCCCCTCTGCGTGACAATTACATGTTGACGAACCCCAAGTTGAAAGATTGGGATAAGATGCAG GATACAAATGCTGCAGATGACTTTCGCCAGGCATCAGATGCTGATTCTTCATCAGACGAAGAGTGA
- the LOC121745304 gene encoding probable E3 ubiquitin-protein ligase XERICO isoform X2, which yields MCVKIPTLCGSHHLQRSFSLFLGLKMAISSYPTPADAGVLCVILANTAISISIFKEIFRSILNVLGINISSWEDFTVEPSNSGECCRRPSELYVEEFRSHSPSMQYESVFFHQCPKQECSICLTEFVPKAEINQLSCGHVFHNPCLEKWLNYWNTTCPLCRNYMMPQEAEEDASCPM from the exons atgtgtgtaaagATTCCAACTTTGTGTGGATCTCACCATTTACAGAGGTCCTTTTCCTTGTTTTTAg GCTTGAAAATGGCAATTTCATCGTACCCTACTCCAGCAGACGCGGGAGTGCTCTGCGTAATCTTGGCTAACACagccatctccatctccatcttcaAGGAGATCTTCCGCTCCATCCTAAACGTCCTCGGCATTAACATATCTTCGTGGGAGGACTTCACGGTGGAGCCCTCAAACTCGGGCGAGTGCTGCAGACGCCCCTCGGAGTTGTACGTGGAGGAGTTCAGGAGCCACTCGCCCTCTATGCAGTACGAGTCGGTCTTCTTCCACCAATGCCCCAAGCAAGAGTGCTCCATCTGTCTGACAGAATTCGTGCCCAAGGCCGAGATCAACCAGCTCTCCTGCGGCCACGTCTTCCACAACCCGTGCCTCGAGAAGTGGCTCAACTACTGGAACACGACGTGCCCTCTCTGTCGGAACTACATGATGCCACAGGAAGCTGAGGAGGATGCATCCTGCCCCATGTGA
- the LOC121745304 gene encoding probable E3 ubiquitin-protein ligase XERICO isoform X1 yields the protein MAISSYPTPADAGVLCVILANTAISISIFKEIFRSILNVLGINISSWEDFTVEPSNSGECCRRPSELYVEEFRSHSPSMQYESVFFHQCPKQECSICLTEFVPKAEINQLSCGHVFHNPCLEKWLNYWNTTCPLCRNYMMPQEAEEDASCPM from the coding sequence ATGGCAATTTCATCGTACCCTACTCCAGCAGACGCGGGAGTGCTCTGCGTAATCTTGGCTAACACagccatctccatctccatcttcaAGGAGATCTTCCGCTCCATCCTAAACGTCCTCGGCATTAACATATCTTCGTGGGAGGACTTCACGGTGGAGCCCTCAAACTCGGGCGAGTGCTGCAGACGCCCCTCGGAGTTGTACGTGGAGGAGTTCAGGAGCCACTCGCCCTCTATGCAGTACGAGTCGGTCTTCTTCCACCAATGCCCCAAGCAAGAGTGCTCCATCTGTCTGACAGAATTCGTGCCCAAGGCCGAGATCAACCAGCTCTCCTGCGGCCACGTCTTCCACAACCCGTGCCTCGAGAAGTGGCTCAACTACTGGAACACGACGTGCCCTCTCTGTCGGAACTACATGATGCCACAGGAAGCTGAGGAGGATGCATCCTGCCCCATGTGA